From a single Nocardioides panacis genomic region:
- the secD gene encoding protein translocase subunit SecD, with amino-acid sequence MAALYGGVALSGEWKPKLGLDLQGGTRITLEARTENGQKPDAASLEEARGIIDQRVNGSGVAEAEVSTQGGQNIVVEVPGPPRGNLVDTVKQTAQLRFRLVALQAPGQPQASPSASPSGAASPSGSAAPSGSASPSGGATATKPSPTATPKGRPPFAGAHLDKAKPSASPTKKPSASPSAAPSAPATVSPSAAPTANPAGAPVDQPLKWMDNPGTKWLKKFTEFTCPTGNKASAPVDDIKSQPLVTCDQDGNKFLLSASLIEGTQLKKAEAGIPQNQVQWVVNLTFGGAARTTFANVTRAIANQTSPLTGQQKQFAIVLDGKVISAPTVNGVIPNGQAEISGNFSQTEAQTLANSLKYGALPLKFTVPVVTEEGPTLASDQLSAGLIAGAIGLGLVLIYCLLYYRGLGLVVVASLLIAGLVTYAVVLAMSQAVGFTLTLPGIAGLIVAIGITADSFIVYFERIRDEMREGKSMRVAVEAGWVRARATCLAADAVSLLAAVVLYVFSIGVVKGFAFALGISTVIDLVVFFLFTKPMVSWLATFRFFYSGNKWSGLSPDHVGTSREATGTSRPASAGGNA; translated from the coding sequence GTGGCGGCGCTGTACGGCGGCGTGGCGCTCAGCGGTGAGTGGAAGCCCAAGCTGGGCCTCGACCTGCAGGGCGGCACGCGGATCACGCTCGAGGCCCGCACCGAGAACGGCCAGAAGCCGGACGCGGCGAGCCTCGAGGAGGCCCGCGGGATCATCGACCAGCGGGTCAACGGCAGCGGTGTCGCGGAGGCCGAGGTCTCCACCCAGGGCGGCCAGAACATCGTCGTCGAGGTCCCCGGCCCGCCGCGCGGCAACCTCGTCGACACCGTGAAGCAGACCGCCCAGCTGCGCTTCCGGCTGGTCGCCCTGCAGGCGCCGGGCCAGCCGCAGGCCTCCCCGAGCGCTTCGCCCAGTGGTGCGGCCTCCCCGAGCGGCTCCGCGGCACCGAGCGGCTCCGCGTCGCCGTCCGGCGGCGCGACCGCCACGAAGCCGTCCCCGACCGCCACCCCGAAGGGCCGCCCGCCGTTCGCCGGCGCGCACCTCGACAAGGCCAAGCCCTCGGCCAGCCCCACCAAGAAGCCGAGCGCGTCCCCGAGCGCTGCCCCGTCCGCGCCGGCCACCGTCTCGCCCTCGGCGGCGCCGACCGCGAACCCCGCGGGCGCCCCGGTCGACCAGCCGCTGAAGTGGATGGACAACCCGGGCACCAAGTGGCTCAAGAAGTTCACCGAGTTCACCTGCCCCACGGGCAACAAGGCCTCCGCCCCGGTCGACGACATCAAGTCGCAGCCGCTCGTGACCTGCGACCAGGACGGCAACAAGTTCCTGCTGTCCGCCTCGCTCATCGAGGGCACCCAGCTGAAGAAGGCCGAGGCGGGCATCCCGCAGAACCAGGTGCAGTGGGTCGTCAACCTGACCTTCGGCGGCGCGGCGCGCACCACCTTCGCCAACGTCACCCGCGCCATCGCCAACCAGACCAGCCCGCTGACCGGGCAGCAGAAGCAGTTCGCGATCGTGCTGGACGGCAAGGTGATCTCCGCCCCGACCGTGAACGGCGTGATCCCCAACGGGCAGGCCGAGATCAGCGGAAACTTCTCCCAGACCGAGGCGCAGACGCTGGCGAACAGCCTGAAGTACGGTGCCCTGCCGCTGAAGTTCACCGTCCCGGTGGTGACCGAGGAGGGCCCGACGCTGGCCTCCGACCAGCTCTCCGCCGGCCTGATCGCCGGTGCGATCGGTCTCGGCCTGGTGCTGATCTACTGCCTGCTCTACTACCGGGGCCTCGGCCTGGTGGTGGTCGCGTCCCTGCTGATCGCCGGTCTGGTGACCTACGCCGTCGTACTGGCCATGAGCCAGGCGGTCGGCTTCACGCTCACCCTGCCGGGCATCGCCGGACTCATCGTGGCCATCGGCATCACCGCCGACTCGTTCATCGTCTACTTCGAACGCATCCGCGACGAGATGCGCGAGGGCAAGTCCATGCGCGTCGCCGTCGAGGCCGGCTGGGTCCGGGCCCGGGCCACCTGCCTGGCCGCCGACGCGGTGTCCCTGCTCGCCGCGGTCGTGCTCTACGTCTTCTCGATCGGCGTGGTCAAGGGCTTCGCGTTCGCGCTCGGCATCAGCACGGTCATCGACCTGGTGGTGTTCTTCCTGTTCACCAAGCCGATGGTGTCCTGGCTCGCCACGTTCCGCTTCTTCTACTCCGGCAACAAGTGGTCGGGTCTGTCCCCCGACCACGTCGGCACCAGTCGAGAAGCCACCGGGACCTCGCGTCCCGCGTCCGCCGGAGGTAACGCCTGA
- the secF gene encoding protein translocase subunit SecF, translated as MSKLSNLGHSLYEGKVSIDFIGRKWLWYSFSGLIVVLALYGLLGKGLNLGIEFEGGVEYRVSMQSGQATQANVAKIRDAVARTALDSNIPAAESPIVNTSGSDNIRIQTEPLSNDQATAIEKTIRDTVHPTDVSRDAIGATWGAQVAQRALLGLVVFLVLVVLFIWAYFREWKMSVGAIVALAHDLLITVGVYALSGFEVTPATVTGILTILGFSLYDTVVVFDKVRENTKNLSRTRKTYAEAANLAVNQTLVRSINTSIVALLPVGALLYVGVVSLGSGALKDLALALFVGMAAGAYSSIFIATPLVVQLKELEPGIKAGDARALRHRQRKNVDPYATVPAFSEDMPLQDEPGADRPTGEDRPAAGDEGVPAASPSRPARYTAGERPASRPVSPSASAKRAQPSRKPRSRRGKP; from the coding sequence ATGAGCAAGCTGTCGAACCTCGGACACTCCCTCTACGAGGGCAAGGTCTCCATCGACTTCATCGGCCGCAAGTGGCTCTGGTACTCCTTCTCGGGGCTGATCGTGGTGCTGGCGCTCTACGGGCTGCTGGGCAAGGGCCTCAACCTGGGCATCGAGTTCGAGGGCGGCGTGGAGTACCGCGTCTCCATGCAGTCCGGGCAGGCCACCCAGGCCAACGTCGCGAAGATCCGCGACGCGGTCGCCCGGACCGCGCTCGACTCGAACATCCCGGCCGCCGAGTCGCCGATCGTGAACACCTCCGGCTCGGACAACATCCGGATCCAGACCGAGCCGCTGAGCAACGACCAGGCGACCGCGATCGAGAAGACGATCCGGGACACGGTCCACCCGACCGACGTCAGCCGGGACGCCATCGGCGCGACCTGGGGCGCCCAGGTCGCGCAACGGGCGCTGCTCGGCCTGGTGGTCTTCCTGGTGCTGGTGGTGCTGTTCATCTGGGCGTACTTCCGCGAGTGGAAGATGTCCGTCGGCGCCATCGTCGCGCTGGCGCACGACCTGCTGATCACGGTCGGCGTCTACGCGCTGTCCGGGTTCGAGGTCACGCCGGCCACCGTCACCGGCATCCTGACCATCCTGGGCTTCTCGCTGTACGACACCGTGGTGGTGTTCGACAAGGTCCGCGAGAACACCAAGAACCTCTCGCGCACCCGCAAGACCTACGCCGAGGCCGCGAACCTCGCGGTCAACCAGACCCTGGTCCGCTCGATCAACACCTCGATCGTGGCGCTGCTCCCGGTCGGCGCGCTGCTGTACGTCGGCGTGGTGTCGCTCGGCTCGGGTGCGCTCAAGGACCTCGCGCTCGCGCTGTTCGTCGGCATGGCGGCCGGCGCGTACTCCTCGATCTTCATCGCCACCCCGCTCGTCGTACAGCTCAAGGAGCTCGAGCCCGGGATCAAGGCAGGGGACGCGCGGGCGCTGCGGCACCGGCAGCGCAAGAACGTCGACCCGTACGCCACCGTCCCCGCGTTCTCCGAGGACATGCCGCTGCAGGACGAGCCGGGGGCCGACCGGCCCACCGGCGAGGACCGTCCCGCGGCCGGCGACGAGGGCGTCCCGGCGGCGTCGCCGTCGCGCCCGGCCCGCTACACCGCGGGGGAGCGGCCCGCCTCGCGGCCGGTGTCCCCGTCGGCGTCGGCCAAGCGCGCGCAGCCGAGCCGCAAGCCGCGCTCCCGCCGGGGCAAGCCGTGA
- a CDS encoding adenine phosphoribosyltransferase — protein MTQPVHAGLDERLRQLIRDVPDFPEPGVVFKDITPLLADHAAFTEVVSALADAGRDADGTVVVDKVAGMEARGFILAAPVALALGTGFVPVRKAGKLPGATHAVSYALEYGEATLEVHRDSIDPGDRVLLVDDVLATGGTADATRRLVELCGGTVHAFAVLMELSFLSGRDAIDGLPLHSLQTV, from the coding sequence GTGACCCAGCCCGTCCACGCCGGCCTCGACGAGCGGCTGCGGCAGCTGATCCGGGACGTCCCGGACTTCCCGGAGCCCGGCGTGGTGTTCAAGGACATCACCCCGCTGCTGGCCGACCACGCCGCCTTCACCGAGGTGGTCTCGGCGCTGGCCGACGCGGGTCGCGACGCCGACGGCACCGTGGTGGTCGACAAGGTCGCCGGGATGGAGGCCCGCGGGTTCATCCTCGCGGCGCCGGTCGCCCTGGCCCTGGGCACCGGCTTCGTGCCGGTGCGCAAGGCCGGCAAGCTGCCCGGTGCGACGCACGCCGTCTCCTACGCCCTGGAGTACGGCGAGGCGACGCTCGAGGTGCACCGCGACAGCATCGACCCGGGCGACCGGGTGCTGCTCGTCGACGACGTGCTCGCCACCGGCGGGACCGCCGACGCGACGCGCCGGCTGGTCGAGCTCTGCGGCGGCACGGTGCACGCGTTCGCGGTCCTGATGGAGCTGTCGTTCCTGTCCGGGCGCGACGCCATCGACGGTCTGCCGCTGCACAGCCTGCAGACGGTCTGA
- a CDS encoding RelA/SpoT family protein has protein sequence MRARLARMATKSTTGNPVLEPLYRAVRANHPKADLELLERAYLTAEKMHDVQVRKSGDPYITHPLAVTTILADIGMTEPTLVAALLHDTVEDTPYTLDQLRADFGDEVAALVDGVTKLDKVKYGDSAQAETIRKMIVAMSRDIRVLVIKLADRLHNMRTLRYLKQEKQERVARETLDIYAPLAHRLGMNTLKWELEDLAFATLHPKMYDEIVRLVADRAPSRDQFLAQVIDQVESDLRDAKIKAMVTGRPKHYYSIYQKMIVRGRDFSDIYDLVGIRILVEDDRDCYAVLGVLHNRWNPVPGRFKDFVAMPKFNMYQSLHTTVIGLQGKPVELQIRTFAMHRRAEYGIAAHWKYKEHQRSGDDSKAATAFNPDGNADMAWVRQLLDWQQETEDPGEFLESLRFEINSAEVYVFTPRGDVIALPTGSSPVDFAYAIHTEVGHRTIGARVNGRLVPLESKLDNGDVVEVFTSKAPNAAPSRDWLGYVQSPRARNKIRQWFTKERREEAIEQGKDQIARLMRKENQPLKRLLTHETLTTVAAEMRLADVSSLYAAVGEGNIGAQTVVRRVIDLFGGEEGAAEDLAEGVTITTDARLKRPIGGDAGVIVKDLSDVWVKLAKCCTPVPGDPIIGFVTRGAGVSVHRSDCTNAQSLTAQPERLVEVEWAPTAQSMFLVNIQVEALDRNRLLSDITKVLSDVHVNILAATLQTTRDRVAKSRFTFEMADPKHLGHVLKAVRSVDGVFDAYRVTQ, from the coding sequence ATGCGCGCCCGGCTGGCCCGGATGGCCACCAAGAGCACGACCGGCAACCCGGTGCTGGAGCCGCTCTACCGCGCGGTGCGGGCGAACCACCCCAAGGCGGACCTCGAGCTGCTGGAGCGCGCCTACCTGACCGCCGAGAAGATGCACGACGTCCAGGTCCGCAAGAGCGGTGACCCCTACATCACCCACCCGCTCGCGGTGACCACGATCCTCGCGGACATCGGCATGACCGAGCCGACGCTGGTCGCGGCGCTGCTGCACGACACGGTCGAGGACACGCCGTACACCCTGGACCAGCTGCGCGCGGACTTCGGCGACGAGGTGGCGGCGCTCGTCGACGGCGTCACCAAGCTCGACAAGGTGAAGTACGGCGACAGCGCCCAGGCCGAGACCATCCGCAAGATGATCGTCGCGATGAGCCGCGACATCCGGGTGCTGGTCATCAAGCTGGCCGACCGGCTGCACAACATGCGCACCCTGCGCTACCTCAAGCAGGAGAAGCAGGAGCGGGTCGCCCGCGAGACGCTCGACATCTACGCGCCGCTGGCCCACCGGCTCGGCATGAACACCCTCAAGTGGGAGCTCGAGGACCTCGCGTTCGCGACCCTGCACCCCAAGATGTACGACGAGATCGTCCGCCTCGTCGCCGACCGGGCGCCGTCGCGGGACCAGTTCCTGGCCCAGGTGATCGACCAGGTCGAGAGCGACCTGCGGGACGCCAAGATCAAGGCGATGGTGACCGGCCGGCCCAAGCACTACTACTCGATCTACCAGAAGATGATCGTCCGCGGCCGGGACTTCTCCGACATCTACGACCTGGTGGGCATCCGGATCCTCGTCGAGGACGACCGCGACTGCTACGCCGTGCTCGGCGTGCTGCACAACCGCTGGAACCCGGTGCCGGGCCGGTTCAAGGACTTCGTGGCGATGCCGAAGTTCAACATGTACCAGTCGCTGCACACGACGGTGATCGGCCTGCAGGGCAAGCCCGTCGAGCTGCAGATCCGCACCTTCGCGATGCACCGCCGTGCGGAGTACGGCATCGCCGCGCACTGGAAGTACAAGGAGCACCAGCGCTCCGGCGACGACAGCAAGGCCGCGACGGCGTTCAACCCGGACGGCAACGCCGACATGGCCTGGGTCCGCCAGCTGCTCGACTGGCAGCAGGAGACCGAGGACCCGGGCGAGTTCCTGGAGTCGCTGCGCTTCGAGATCAACTCCGCGGAGGTCTACGTCTTCACCCCGCGCGGGGACGTGATCGCGCTGCCCACCGGCTCCTCGCCGGTGGACTTCGCCTACGCGATCCACACCGAGGTCGGGCACCGCACGATCGGCGCCCGGGTGAACGGCCGGCTGGTGCCGCTGGAGTCCAAGCTGGACAACGGCGACGTCGTCGAGGTGTTCACCTCGAAGGCCCCCAACGCGGCGCCGAGCCGCGACTGGCTGGGCTACGTCCAGTCGCCGCGGGCCCGCAACAAGATCCGCCAGTGGTTCACCAAGGAGCGCCGCGAGGAGGCCATCGAGCAGGGCAAGGACCAGATCGCCCGGCTGATGCGCAAGGAGAACCAGCCCCTCAAGCGGCTGCTCACCCACGAGACGCTGACCACGGTGGCCGCCGAGATGCGGCTGGCCGACGTCTCCTCGCTCTACGCCGCGGTCGGCGAGGGCAACATCGGTGCGCAGACCGTCGTACGACGCGTGATCGACCTGTTCGGCGGCGAGGAGGGCGCGGCCGAGGACCTGGCCGAGGGCGTCACGATCACCACCGACGCCCGGCTCAAGCGGCCCATCGGCGGCGACGCCGGGGTGATCGTCAAGGACCTCTCCGACGTCTGGGTGAAGCTCGCCAAGTGCTGCACCCCGGTGCCCGGCGACCCGATCATCGGCTTCGTCACCCGCGGCGCGGGCGTCTCGGTGCACCGCTCGGACTGCACCAACGCGCAGAGCCTCACCGCGCAGCCGGAGCGGCTCGTCGAGGTGGAGTGGGCGCCGACCGCCCAGTCGATGTTCCTGGTGAACATCCAGGTCGAGGCGCTCGACCGCAACCGGTTGCTGTCCGACATCACCAAGGTGCTCTCCGACGTGCACGTGAACATCCTGGCCGCGACCCTGCAGACCACCCGTGACCGGGTCGCGAAGAGCCGGTTCACCTTCGAGATGGCCGACCCCAAGCACCTCGGTCACGTGCTGAAGGCCGTGCGCTCCGTCGACGGCGTCTTCGACGCCTACCGCGTCACCCAGTAG
- a CDS encoding DUF349 domain-containing protein, whose protein sequence is MPRPGPGAAAAPVPGPPAQQWGRVAEDGTVFVRTADGERAVGQMPDATPAEAMAFFTRRYADLAFEVELLEQRVAAGTLSPDEAAASVKQVHATLQDAQAVGDLAGLDARLGALNESIGAQRELRRVERARKLEGAKADKERIADEAERLSTGNDWRNGANRLRQLLDEWKALPRLEKSVDDSLWRRFSTARTTYTRRRKAHFADLNEKRDDARVVKEKLATEAEALASSTDWGATAGRYRDLMREWKAAGPAPKGVDDQLWARFRGAQDTFFGNRDRANAELDAEFAVNAEKKEALLVEAEKLVPVTDLKAAKEAFRVIAERWDEAGKVPRDRMKELEGRIRAVEQAIRGVEDDQWKRSDPEKSARADDMVSKLEKACADLEADLEKARAAGNAQQVAEIEENLASRRSFLDMARRAAQDFG, encoded by the coding sequence GTGCCCCGGCCCGGCCCGGGCGCCGCGGCCGCTCCCGTGCCCGGTCCGCCCGCCCAGCAGTGGGGCCGGGTCGCGGAGGACGGCACCGTGTTCGTGCGCACCGCCGACGGCGAGCGGGCGGTCGGGCAGATGCCCGACGCGACCCCGGCCGAGGCGATGGCGTTCTTCACCCGCCGCTACGCCGACCTCGCCTTCGAGGTCGAGCTGCTCGAGCAGCGGGTCGCCGCGGGCACCCTGTCCCCCGACGAGGCCGCCGCGTCGGTCAAGCAGGTCCACGCGACCCTGCAGGACGCCCAGGCCGTCGGTGACCTCGCCGGTCTGGACGCCCGGCTCGGCGCGCTGAACGAGTCGATCGGCGCGCAGCGCGAGCTGCGCCGCGTGGAGCGGGCCCGCAAGCTCGAGGGCGCCAAGGCGGACAAGGAGCGGATCGCCGACGAGGCCGAGAGGCTGTCCACCGGCAACGACTGGCGCAACGGCGCCAACCGGCTGCGCCAGCTGCTCGACGAGTGGAAGGCGCTCCCCCGGCTCGAGAAGTCGGTCGACGACTCCCTGTGGCGCCGGTTCTCGACCGCCCGGACGACGTACACCCGGCGCCGGAAGGCGCACTTCGCGGACCTGAACGAGAAGCGGGACGACGCGCGGGTCGTCAAGGAGAAGCTGGCCACCGAGGCCGAGGCGCTCGCGTCCTCGACCGACTGGGGCGCCACCGCCGGCCGCTACCGCGACCTGATGCGGGAGTGGAAGGCCGCCGGCCCGGCACCCAAGGGCGTCGACGACCAGCTCTGGGCCCGGTTCCGCGGCGCGCAGGACACCTTCTTCGGCAACCGGGACCGCGCCAACGCGGAGCTGGACGCGGAGTTCGCGGTCAACGCCGAGAAGAAGGAGGCCCTGCTCGTCGAGGCCGAGAAGCTCGTGCCGGTCACCGACCTCAAGGCCGCCAAGGAGGCGTTCCGCGTGATCGCGGAGCGCTGGGACGAGGCGGGCAAGGTGCCCCGGGACCGGATGAAGGAGCTCGAGGGCCGGATCCGCGCCGTCGAGCAGGCGATCCGCGGGGTCGAGGACGACCAGTGGAAGCGCAGCGACCCCGAGAAGTCCGCCCGCGCCGACGACATGGTGTCCAAGCTCGAGAAGGCCTGCGCGGACCTGGAGGCCGACCTCGAGAAGGCCCGGGCGGCGGGCAACGCCCAGCAGGTCGCCGAGATCGAGGAGAACCTCGCGTCCCGCCGGTCCTTCCTCGACATGGCCCGCCGTGCCGCCCAGGACTTCGGCTGA
- a CDS encoding MBL fold metallo-hydrolase yields the protein MLIAGFPAGPWGTNCYVVATGPGAECVVVDPGKDAAPGVADVVREHRLKPTAVLVSHGHIDHMWCVAPVAGTYDATAYIHPRDRHLLSDPMAGMSKETAGMLLGGKYEFAEPDRVAELADLQTLTLAGLEFVVDHTPGHTEGSVTFRTPYGEADVSELMFSGDLLFAGSIGRTDLPGGDHPTMLRSLREKVLPLSDDVVVLPGHGEQTSIGRERATNPFLLDLASQRSET from the coding sequence GTGCTGATCGCAGGCTTCCCCGCCGGCCCGTGGGGCACCAACTGCTACGTCGTCGCCACCGGCCCCGGCGCCGAGTGCGTGGTCGTCGACCCCGGGAAGGACGCCGCGCCGGGTGTCGCCGACGTGGTCCGCGAGCACCGGCTCAAGCCCACCGCGGTGCTGGTCTCGCACGGTCACATCGACCACATGTGGTGCGTCGCGCCGGTCGCCGGGACGTACGACGCCACCGCCTACATCCACCCGCGCGACCGGCACCTGCTCTCGGACCCGATGGCCGGGATGTCGAAGGAGACCGCCGGGATGCTGCTCGGCGGGAAGTACGAGTTCGCCGAGCCCGACCGGGTCGCCGAGCTGGCCGACCTGCAGACGCTGACGCTGGCCGGCCTGGAGTTCGTCGTGGACCACACCCCGGGCCACACGGAGGGCTCGGTCACGTTCCGGACGCCGTACGGCGAGGCCGACGTCTCCGAGCTGATGTTCTCCGGCGACCTCCTGTTCGCGGGCTCCATCGGCCGCACCGACCTGCCCGGCGGCGACCACCCGACGATGCTGCGCAGCCTGCGCGAGAAGGTGCTGCCGCTGTCCGACGACGTCGTGGTGCTCCCCGGGCACGGCGAGCAGACCAGCATCGGCCGCGAGCGCGCCACCAACCCCTTCCTCCTCGACCTGGCCTCCCAGAGAAGCGAGACATGA
- the aspS gene encoding aspartate--tRNA ligase translates to MIRTHDAGSLRAEHVGQTVTLAGWVARRRDHGGVAFIDLREASGVVQVVIRDEAVAHNLRSEFCLKVTGEVAARPAGNQNPHLPTGEIEVIAASDGVEVLSAAAPLPFPIDEHVEVGEEVRLAHRYLDLRRAGPAAALRLRSEVNRAARDVLHQQGFVEIETPTLTRSTPEGARDFLVPARLQPGSWYALPQSPQLFKQLLMVAGMERYFQIARCYRDEDFRADRQPEFTQLDIEMSFVEQDDVIALAEDVLKAVWSLIGHDVKTPIPRMTYAEAMARYGSDKPDLRVDLELTECTEFFSETSFRVFQAPYVGAVVMPGGAAQPRKQLDAWQEWAKQRGAKGLAYVLVQDDGQLGGPVAKNLSDTEKAGLADHVGAQPGDCVFFAAGPVKSSRALLGAARLEIGRRCGLIDESAWSFLWVVDAPLFEPAGDATAAGDVAVGSGAWTAVHHAFTSPKPDCLDTFDTEPGEALAYAYDIVCNGNEIGGGSIRIHREDVQKRVFAVMGLSEAEAEEKFGFLLQAFKYGAPPHGGIAFGWDRIVALLAGTDSIRDVIAFPKTGAGYDPLTAAPAPITPEQRKEAGVDARPAPAGAVPVEPAG, encoded by the coding sequence GTGATCCGCACCCACGACGCAGGCAGCTTGCGCGCCGAGCACGTCGGACAGACCGTGACCCTCGCCGGGTGGGTGGCCCGGCGACGGGACCACGGCGGCGTCGCCTTCATCGACCTGCGCGAGGCCTCCGGGGTCGTGCAGGTGGTGATCCGGGACGAGGCGGTCGCGCACAACCTGCGCTCCGAGTTCTGCCTGAAGGTCACCGGCGAGGTCGCCGCGCGCCCGGCCGGCAACCAGAACCCCCACCTGCCGACCGGCGAGATCGAGGTGATCGCCGCGAGCGACGGCGTCGAGGTGCTGAGCGCCGCCGCCCCGCTGCCGTTCCCCATCGACGAGCACGTGGAGGTCGGCGAGGAGGTGCGCCTCGCGCACCGCTACCTCGACCTGCGCCGGGCCGGCCCCGCCGCCGCGCTGCGGCTGCGCAGCGAGGTGAACCGCGCCGCTCGCGACGTGCTGCACCAGCAGGGGTTCGTCGAGATCGAGACCCCGACGCTGACCCGCTCGACCCCCGAGGGCGCCCGCGACTTCCTGGTGCCCGCGCGCCTGCAGCCGGGCAGCTGGTACGCCCTCCCGCAGAGCCCCCAGCTGTTCAAGCAGCTCCTGATGGTCGCCGGCATGGAGCGCTACTTCCAGATCGCCCGCTGCTACCGCGACGAGGACTTCCGCGCCGACCGGCAGCCCGAGTTCACCCAGCTCGACATCGAGATGAGCTTCGTCGAGCAGGACGACGTCATCGCGCTGGCCGAGGACGTCCTGAAGGCGGTCTGGAGCCTGATCGGGCACGACGTCAAGACGCCGATCCCGCGGATGACCTACGCCGAGGCGATGGCCCGCTACGGCAGCGACAAGCCCGACCTGCGCGTCGACCTCGAGCTCACCGAGTGCACCGAGTTCTTCTCCGAGACGTCGTTCCGGGTCTTCCAGGCGCCGTACGTCGGGGCCGTGGTGATGCCCGGGGGAGCCGCCCAGCCGCGCAAGCAGCTGGACGCCTGGCAGGAGTGGGCCAAGCAGCGCGGCGCGAAGGGGCTGGCCTACGTCCTGGTGCAGGACGACGGCCAGCTCGGCGGGCCGGTCGCGAAGAACCTCAGCGACACCGAGAAGGCCGGCCTGGCCGACCACGTGGGCGCCCAGCCGGGCGACTGCGTGTTCTTCGCCGCCGGCCCGGTCAAGTCCTCGCGCGCCCTGCTGGGCGCCGCCCGGCTGGAGATCGGCCGGCGCTGCGGGCTCATCGACGAGTCGGCCTGGAGCTTCCTGTGGGTCGTCGACGCGCCGCTGTTCGAGCCCGCCGGTGACGCCACCGCGGCGGGTGACGTCGCGGTCGGCAGCGGCGCCTGGACCGCGGTGCACCACGCGTTCACCTCGCCCAAGCCGGACTGCCTCGACACGTTCGACACCGAGCCGGGGGAGGCCCTGGCCTACGCCTACGACATCGTCTGCAACGGCAACGAGATCGGCGGCGGCTCGATCCGTATCCACCGCGAGGACGTGCAGAAGCGGGTGTTCGCGGTGATGGGCCTGTCCGAGGCGGAGGCCGAGGAGAAGTTCGGGTTCCTGCTGCAGGCGTTCAAGTACGGCGCCCCGCCGCACGGCGGCATCGCGTTCGGGTGGGACCGGATCGTCGCGCTGCTCGCGGGCACCGACTCGATCCGCGACGTGATCGCCTTCCCGAAGACCGGTGCCGGCTACGACCCGCTCACCGCGGCACCGGCGCCGATCACCCCCGAGCAGCGCAAGGAGGCCGGCGTCGACGCGCGCCCCGCGCCTGCGGGGGCCGTTCCGGTCGAGCCTGCGGGCTGA
- a CDS encoding ABC transporter permease: MGIQPTELSTNDIHEDAAVPVKKTVAGRSPTQIAMARLRADKIAMTCLAVVVMFVVIAAFAPLIAKLFGVQLHEGNPVTDLDQFNFPLYGPPDHGFTWKAPLGIAPNTGNDNLAEWLYGARTSLIVATVSTVVATLIGVVVGLLAGFSRGWLDRVINFFIDVFLSLPFILVALALAPIIVSRFGQNADQLVFWQFASLLVVLSLFGWMTLARLVRGEVLSLREREFVMAARVIGVPTRRILFKELLPNLIAPIIVSISLGLPAFVTAEAGLAYLGIGVVGVASWGQTINKAVNFFNTYPLYLYAPVAGILLLVMALNLLGDAVRDAFDPKTRR, encoded by the coding sequence ATGGGTATCCAGCCCACGGAACTGTCGACGAACGACATCCACGAGGATGCCGCCGTACCCGTCAAGAAGACGGTGGCCGGTCGGTCGCCGACCCAGATCGCGATGGCCCGTCTGCGCGCCGACAAGATCGCGATGACCTGCCTGGCCGTCGTGGTGATGTTCGTGGTGATCGCAGCCTTCGCCCCGCTGATCGCGAAGCTGTTCGGGGTCCAGCTGCACGAGGGCAACCCGGTCACCGACCTGGACCAGTTCAACTTCCCGCTCTACGGCCCTCCGGACCACGGGTTCACCTGGAAGGCGCCGCTCGGCATCGCGCCGAACACCGGGAACGACAACCTCGCCGAGTGGCTGTACGGCGCCCGCACCTCGCTGATCGTGGCGACGGTGTCGACGGTCGTGGCCACCCTCATCGGCGTCGTGGTCGGCCTGCTCGCCGGCTTCAGCCGCGGCTGGCTCGACCGGGTCATCAACTTCTTCATCGACGTGTTCCTGTCGCTGCCCTTCATCCTGGTGGCACTGGCGCTGGCGCCGATCATCGTCAGCCGGTTCGGCCAGAACGCCGACCAGCTGGTGTTCTGGCAGTTCGCCTCGCTGCTGGTGGTGCTCTCGCTCTTCGGCTGGATGACCCTGGCCCGCCTGGTGCGCGGCGAGGTGCTGTCCCTGCGCGAGCGGGAGTTCGTGATGGCCGCCCGCGTCATCGGCGTGCCGACCCGGCGCATCCTGTTCAAGGAGCTCCTGCCCAACCTGATCGCCCCGATCATCGTGTCCATCTCGCTGGGTCTCCCGGCGTTCGTGACCGCCGAGGCGGGCCTCGCCTACCTCGGCATCGGAGTGGTCGGCGTCGCCTCGTGGGGGCAGACGATCAACAAGGCAGTGAACTTCTTCAACACCTACCCGCTCTACCTCTACGCGCCGGTGGCGGGGATCCTCCTCCTCGTCATGGCGCTGAACCTCCTGGGCGACGCCGTGCGCGACGCCTTCGACCCCAAGACTCGTCGGTAA